The Lepus europaeus isolate LE1 chromosome 1, mLepTim1.pri, whole genome shotgun sequence genome contains the following window.
CCGTCGGGGAGGAAGCCTCAGGGCCGACCTGTGCCTCCGGTCCTGCGGCCGGAACAATGCCCCGGCGAGGGACCGGAGCTTCGAGTTGGCGGCGCGGGCACAGACAGCCGCCGCGAGGGCGCCGAACAAAGAACGAGCTGGGCGCAGCCCTGGGCACCCCGGCCGCAGCGTCCCCGAGGAGAACCCCACCTCCCGCCCGGGGGCGCCGCGGGCCAGGGCGGGGGCTCGCCGGGGCCGgacgggcggggtggggggcacctgCCCCTCCAGATCTCCGGGAGAGCCCCAGGGGCAGCAGCCAGATTGGCACAAGCGAGAGGCGCTGCGGCCCCGACGCGTGCGGGACAGGGGAGGAGGGGACCCAGCCCGGGGGCGCCCCGGCTGCGCGCCTGCTTCTGGCGcagcccaggggtgggggctCGCGCTGGGGGTGGGACCAGCTCCCCGGGACCTAGAGGCGCACACACGGGCGCCTCCGTCTCTCCTGTCGCCCTCGACTTCAAGCCCCGCTGAAATTTGGCACCCGTCCTCTCTCCACGATCCCAGGCTCCGGGTTTTCCTCACTCCCAGGTCAGCCGCCCCAGGAGACGGACGGCAGCGTCGGCCAATGGCAGGACGCAAAGCGTCAACTTTGTGTTCGCCCGCCACTCTCAGCCAGTGCGCGCCCGTTTCTCCGGAGTCCCGCCTACCGTGTCGGGCGCCCCCTTCTGGCAGCACAGGGACGATCGCCATCTGTCGCCATCTTGTGTGTGGCACAGGTATTTTTCTGGACTACCTTCCCACCTATCCCAGTGTTCGcctccacacagcagacttcttaGCTCGACAGTCAGCTGCGGTGGCGACAAGCAGCGGGTGTCCTACGGCTTTCGGATCGTGTGCGTGGGTTGGATCGCCACGTCACGCCACGCTTGCCGAGCTCGACGCCATCTTGAGTGTGGCTACATGATGGTTCCCTTCTCGGGGCTCCGCGTGGTCCCCTCAATGGCTCCCCCAATTTCAAGGAGCCCCCAAGGACTAGCCCAGCTGGTCTGACGGACGGCCGCCCTCCGCCCGCCTCCCGCCACGTCCCCGCACTCGTCGCAGCCCCGAAGTGGGACGGCAGAAGGGCAGACTCGATGGCCGGGCGGGACCCCGGCCGCCCTCAGGGCTTCGCGACGGCGACGCCCGCGGCCCGGAGCTGAGTGCGGGGCGCTGCACGCGCGGGAGCCGTCCTGCTCGAGGGCAGGGGCCCCACCGCATGGAGGCGCGGGGCGGCGGACGCCCGTCTGTGGACGGCGGGGCGGCAGGGTCACGTCCCCGCACCCTCGGGACGGGGCGGCCCGGGGCGCGCGGGTGTCCCCCGCACGTCGCGAGGCGTCCGTGCACCGGGGCCGGGGCTCGGCCGACGGGGCCCGGCGTCCCCGCAGGGCACGGCCCGGGGCGAGCGCGGCCcagcgcctcccctccccccgctggCAGCCGTCGTGCGCGGCCCAGCGCCCCTCCCCCCTTCcgagcagcggcggcggcggggggctgGGCGGGCCGCTTTGCCGCGCTTTGGCTCTCTGCGTCAGCACGAAAACAGCAGCGGGCGCGCGCGCCCCGGGCACGCGCCCGGGCGCAGCCCCTCCCCCGCGGCCGCGGCGGCGCCGCCGAGCCCCGGCCGACTCGCGCCCTGAATGACAGGGCGGCCGGCGACTGCGCAGCGCGGGCCGCGCCGAGGCACTGCCGCTTTAAGCACGCTTGCCCATTGTTCGGCTTGGAGCCAATGAGCGGGCGCCCGCTCCCCGCGCTCAGCCAATAGCGTGCGGGCAGAGGGCGCCGAGCGCCGCCCACTAATCTATATTAAAGGTTCTGGCGCCGCGTGAGTCCCCCACTGGCTGCTCTGAAAAGCCATCTTTGCATTGTTCCCGGGCCCCGCTCCGCGCTCGCCGcagccgcctccgccgccgccgccgcggactCCGGCAGCTTTGTCGCCCGAGTCCCCGAACGCCCGCTTTCTCTCGAGTCCGCTGCCTCGGATCCCCGGCGTGCCCCACCATGTCCGACGCGGCCGTGGACACCAGCTCCGAGATCACCACCAAGGTGAGGCTggccgccgcccgcgccctcGGGGTCCGCGCGGTTCGCGCCCGGCGGCCGGCGGCCCCGCGCGCCCCGCTCTTTGTGTGCGCGAGGGAGGCGGCGGGCAgcggcggggccgggcgcggGCCGGCGCGGGGCTGGCGGCCGGCGGCGTGGGGCGCAGGGCGCGCGGGGACAACTTTGAAACTCGAGCGCGCCGGGGGTCGGAAGTGCGCGGGGCGCGTGTGCGGGAAGTGGCGGCGGCCGCGCTGCTCTTTGTTGCGGGGTTTCGCGCGCtgcggccgggccgggccggggcgcgcAGGGGCCGCCCCGCGCCGGGAAGCGCAGCCGGGGCCCCGGCGCCCAGGTCCCGCGCTCCGCTCCTCAGCCTGCGGGGCCGGCGCGGGTCACCTTGGCGTCACCTCCGCCTCTCCGCTCCCAGGGGCGACTCCCCaggcggggcgcgggcgggcgggcgggcgaggTGCGGCCCCGCGGGAGGCGCCGGCCCCGGGGCGCGGGCTGTCCCCGTCCCCGCACTCCGGCGCGGCCTCCCGCGGGGCTGTGCGCGCCAAACGCAgaggcgcgggcggcggcggggggcgccCGGGCCCGGCGTCCCGCGGGCCGGGGGTGCACTTGGCCGGCCGGGCCACGTGCTCCGTGCGCGCGGTGCGTGCCGAGGCCCGCGCCGAGTGCGCCGGCGGGGGTGGCGCCTGCGCGCGCCAcgacctccccgcccccacccgctcCCCGGGGCCTCGGCCGCCAGGGGGCGGGAGCGGGCGGCGCCGGGGTCCGGGCCGGCAGGTGCCCCGGGGCGGCCGTGCGGGACAAGTTGGCGCGGGgccggccggggtggggggcgccccTCGCAGGCGGCGGCCTCCGCGGCGCGGGGGTCGGGGTCGGTGTGCAGGGTCCTGCCGCGGCCAGGGCGGGAGTCCCCCCGCAGCGGGCCTTCCTGGTGGCGCGTACCTGTCGCCGTccccgcggggctgggggcggagcgagccggcggggggcgggggcaggtgcggggccgggaggctgggggctcccgggCGCTGAGCCCCGGCTTCCCCGTTCCCGAAGGACttgaaggagaagaaggaagtgGTGGAGGAGGCGGAGAATGGGAGAGACGCCCCCGCCAACGGCAACGCCGTGAGTGTGCGCCCGCGCTCGGGGCCGTGGACGGGGCCGGGGTGGGTGGACGAGAcggggccgggcagggccggggtgggTGGACGAGGCCAGGCCGGGGCGCTCGGCGGTGCTGACCGCGGCTCTCTTCTGCCGGGAAGAACGAGGAGAACGGGGAGCAGGAGGCGGACAACGAGGtagacgaggaggaggaggaaggcggcgaggaggaagaggaggaggaagagggcgaTGGTGAGTGGCCCCGGGGGGACGCGAGCCCTGGCCCCTgcgcccgggggtgggggccgcaGTGCCGTCGGCCTGCGGCGCTCACTGGGCCCTCCGCAGGTGAGGAAGAGGACGGAGACGAAGACGAGGAGGCCGAGGCAGCTACAGGCAAGCGGGCAGCTGAGGACGACGAGGTGGgtgccgcggggggggggggcggcgggcgGCCTGGGGGGCTGTGCCCCGGGGCTGTgcggggtctgggccaggcctggggggctgTGTCCCTGGGCTGTGCGGGGCCAGTCCTGGGGCTGTCCGGGCCCGGGCCTGGCGGGCTGTGTCCCTGGCCTGTCCAGGCTCTGGCTTGGCGGGCTGTGTCCCTGGCCTGTGCCGGCCCGCGCTGAGCGCCCGCCTCTCTGCCCAGGAGGACGACGTGGACACCAAGAAGCAGAAGACCGACGAGGACGAGTAGACCCGAGACCGGAGAAGGCCGCCGCGACCTTCACCCTCACTCCCGGCCCCCCACCGTGGTCACCTCCGAGTAGAGGCCGCCCCGCGCCCCTGCGGACGCCGCGCTCACCGCCCACAAACCCAGTGAATTCGCAACAGGGGAGGGACAGCACCAAACTCCAGGCcctgctttctttcttaaaagtactttaaaaaggaaaatttgtttgtattttttatttacattttatatttttgtacataTTGTTAGGGGTCAGCCATTTTTAATGATCTCGGATGACCAGACCAGCCTTGAGCGTCCTCTGTCCTACTTCTGACTTTACTTGTGGTGTGACCATGTTCATTCTAatctcaaaggagaaaaaaaaccttgtaaaaaaagcaaaaacgaCAACAAAAAAACAATCCTATTCCGAGCATTCCAGTAACTTTTTTTGTGTATGTACTTAGCTGTACTATAAGTAGTTGGTTTGTATGAGATGGTTAAAAAGGCCAaagataaaaggtttctttttttccttttttgtctatgaagttgctgtttattttttttggccTGTTTGATGTATGTGTGAAACAATGTTGTCCAACAATAAACCGgaattttattttgctgagtTGTTCTAACAGAGCTGTCTCTGCCTGGTtctttggggagggggtgggggtgggacctgGGGACCGGGGGCCTTGGAGTTGGGGGGCTGCTGGCTACAGGCCGTGCCCGGGCGGTGGAGTCCCAACGCCCAGGGCTGGAGGTGTCCGCAGCCCCGGCCACTTGTTGGGCCCAGGCTGACGAGCGAGAGGTCCCATCCCGCTGAGGCCTCGCCCTGTGGCGCCGCCGGGCAGTGGCTCCCCCTGGTGGTGCGCGTGGTGTCTGCTGTCCTGGCTCCCCCTGGTGGTGGCGCGTGGTGTCTGTCTAGGACTTGCTTTTTCCTCTCCTGGGCGCTCCTGGAGCCAAGCAATGGTTTCCCTGGAGGAAGAATGGGTTACGCCCCTTGGTGTGTGGGCTGGCCCAGTGCTGAGCGGGGGCACGGGTTGTGAGAGTGGGGGGACTTGAGGGCCTCAGGGAGGTGGTGGGAGCCCACCAGGGATGATGGCCCGGGGGTCGCTTAGGCAGAATCCCCCCTGCTGGGTTGAGCCACGGAATGGAGATCCCAGGTTCCCAGGGACAGGCCTCAGCTGGGAGGTGAATTGTTGGGCAGCTCCTTGGAGCCTCCTGCCCAGGgtgtggaggggctgggcaggactCTCTCCACTGGAGGAGGCCCAGAGAGTTGTCGTGGGGGCGGGGGGTACCGGAGGGGCCCAGGGTGCTCCTGTCTCCCGCCTGGGCCTCTGTCTGATCTCCAGTCCCCACAACTGGTCTTGCCTCAACAGCTGACGGGCCGTGGTTGGGGGGAAGGCACAAACGGCATTATGGGTAGATCCTGGCATCCCAGCCCTTCCACACCCCCCCCACTACCATCCTGGGTCCCCACTGTGTGGGGGCAGCAAATACCAAGTGCCAAGCCCCTGCTCTTCAGCTCCTGCCAGCGGCTCCCAGGCAGGCAACTGGTGTGTGCCTTGGGCAAAGGGTGGAGTGAGGGAGGGCTTCCCCGGGATGGTGGTCGGGGAGGGAGGTGCTGAGGGTGAAGCTAGCAGGCCGGGTGTCCGCAGGGTCAGGTCCAAGGTAGCGATGGAGGATGCCACAGAGTGCAAGCAGGAGAGCTGTGCAGCGTGGTATCTGCAGCGTCAGGGTTTCggggaggagctggggagagACGAGACAGCAGCAGGCgccgatgtgggtggcagagcgggttaagctgcaaccCCatagggttcaagtcccggctgctccacttccaatccagctccctgctaatgcgcccgggaaagcagcggaagacggcccaagtgctccggCCCTGCCaccaagctcctggcccctggctttggcctggcccagtcttggctgttgagagcacttgggggagtgaagatctctctggctctttcaaatacatacatctttaaaaaaagaaaggaaaaagcaggCGACACAAGGTCCCTGCATCTCCCTACCTGTTCATACCGGGTGCCAGAGTTCGGGGGGCCTGTCCAGCGATCGGGGACAGAGAGGCTTTCGGGGCAGGGACCCTCGACCCTGGGCGCCTGGCCCCCACCTGCACAGGCGGGACTCCTGCAGCCTGGCTGAGATGTTCCCAAGGCCAGCGCCCACCACGCAGGCCTCAGGCAGGCAAAGAGCCGCGCAGGCCCCATGTCTAATGCAGCCCTCGGGCTGCCGGCCTGCGGGCACCGTTACCCAGAAAAGAGGTCAGGGCTGCCTTGCTGGGGTCCCAGGGCTCACCGACGTCTGTGCTGAGCCAAAGGCAAGGTTTGGCCTCCAGAGCCTTTGCTACCCCAGTGGAACGCACTTTCCCCCAGTGCAGGGCCTGGCACGCCATGACCACCGCCTGGAGACCTGTCCTGAGGGCTGGGGTCACCTTCTCCGGCTCCCAAAGCGCCTGCCATGGGCAAGGACAGAGCC
Protein-coding sequences here:
- the PTMA gene encoding prothymosin alpha; its protein translation is MSDAAVDTSSEITTKDLKEKKEVVEEAENGRDAPANGNANEENGEQEADNEVDEEEEEGGEEEEEEEEGDGEEEDGDEDEEAEAATGKRAAEDDEEDDVDTKKQKTDEDE